In Pangasianodon hypophthalmus isolate fPanHyp1 chromosome 13, fPanHyp1.pri, whole genome shotgun sequence, the genomic window GAATGAGGCGCTCGAACTCGCGGTAGATGCTGTTGGCCAGGCCGGACACGCGCTCCGACATCACGGACACGGAGCCGTAGTCGTCCTGGTAGACGACCTCGTCCAGCGGCAGCTCCATCATCTTGGCGATgttactgtgttttttgtttgtttgtttgttttgtaacGCAGGGgaatcagataaataaataaataaacaaacgcGCGTGTGATTCAGAAAGAGTGCGAGTGCGATTCTTTTTACATCCAGACGTTATTATTTTGGGAGGAGGGACTGGGGTTCATTTACAGGGGCGTCATCAGGTGCACGCGCTGCCACACTGCTCCATGATGGGATGTGAAAAGCATCAGGATGCGCCGCAGTGTCACGGGGAGAATCTCGGCCGCGCGGATTGTTTGTTTAGTCCTTGTGCCGCTATGCGAGAGGAGGCCCTCAGCCGGCGCTATTAAAACCTCACCCCTACGCCTCGATGTAAAGCCTCATCAGACGTGTCACCGGAAAGATCGGGCCTCGGTTCGGTGTGTCCCATCCCATCCCAGCGCGCGGGCGGAATCCGTCACATCACGCGCACAAACATCCGCGACGCTGCACCTGCCTCTGCGCGGCCATTACTGCGCCGACAAAATCAATggaggagaaaaataataataaggagctaaataaataaataaagggtaAATAGCTAGCCCgtttacatatacatacaggCGGATGTCACCTGGCCGCTGCTCGACGCCCGGGTGTAGTGTCTATAAAGCATAGCGGCACAAGTCGGCTTTTGGCATCCACAGTCGGTGCGGTGTTTTTTAACGTGGGGCGGTGATGCCGCTTCCCATTCGCTCTCTCCGGGTGCTGAGAGAGTCGCGTGCGAGCTGGGCGGAGGGGGGCGagggggcggggggggggggggggggggttggggggggtgACTCAAAGGGGTGACGTCACGGCGCGGGTGGTGCCACCGCGTCTGCGTCGAGCTCGTGCACCGGCGGTGACATTACACTATAGAAGCCCATTTCCAGgcagaaaagggaaaaaatgcataacatattttttttctttgtttttggcaGCAGCAGTATGTCGGAATTTTGACttcttatttaaaatttttgacTTATTCtcttaaaatgatcattttaattcTCTTAAATTCTCGTTTATTCTCTTAAAATGATTAGGCCTTTAGCTCAAAATTCTGACTCAATATCTCACAATTTCAAGATACTACTGCTgccaaaactaaagaaaatatgttttgcaATTTCTAACTGCACTGAAAAAAGCTCACTGATTTTACTTTATTCAAATATGTACATCAGTTCCACGTGATGGTGCTGAGTTACACTGACACCAGCtaaatttgttttcatacatctaacatgatttgatcaagtATAAAATCAAACCCTGCACTCCCAGCCAAGCGCGGGCCCTTACCCTGCCCTCCCAGCCGAGCCCGGGCCCTTACCCTGCACTCCCAGCCAAGCCCGGGCCCTTACCCTGCACTCCCAGCCGAGCATGAGCCCTTACCCTGCACTCCCAGCCGAGCATGAGCCCTTACCCTGCACTCCCAGCCGAGCATGAGCCCTTACCCTGCACTCCCAGCCGAGCCCGGGCCCTTACCCTCCCTTCCCAGCCGAGCCCGGGCCCTTACCCTGCACTCCCAGCCGAGCACGGGCTCACTGAGCTATAATGCCACACATACTTTAATCAGGTTAATTTAATACTATAGTCATTTCTTCCCATCAGTGTGagattttataatgtaattgGATCACATTAATATGTGAATTGCTTACACTCACCCTACATAAATCAAACTAGTAATTAAAAACTtgattaaattcaatttaatataagcaatgaaatcatggTTTGATGAGAAACAAAACAGGTTTATGAAAACTATGTGTAATATGTTCTTTTAAATTTGATTGATCACATATTCTCTTTTTCCAGTGGAGGAAACAGGCTTCCATACATTACAGAGATGGGTCAGGGAAGAAGTTTAAACAGATACATGAATGTGAAATATTGGGTATGAATGGCATGTGGACTTTTCTGAAAAAATACTGTGATGGCAAACATAATATTTAAGTGATGAATAATGCATAATGAATAATTGTTTGCATACTGTTTTCATGTTATGATGAGTTATAATTTATCACTTACTGAATGTAGGCTAATACAAGAgaataaaatgctaaaagagCTGGAGGGAATTTAGAATAAACCTAGCATGACTCAGGCCTCCAGTTTTTATTCCAGTAAATTCTAATCAATCCAACAGCATGAACTGATCTAAAGTCAAATCCAGAATTATTGACCTACAGGGAGTGATATTTTAACATTAGTCCTACTTAAACATATGGGGGcgctgtatagttttatttcaaCAAAATGTTGAACACAGAGTAATACTGGACCACTTTTTCATGCTCGGCATTTCAAGATCCTCTATATTCTTAGCTTTATGCATGTTGAACTGCCTTCTTTAATTCAGACTATGGCTTTTCAGTAGGGTTCCAGAGGCTGAAGTGAGCAGCTGCAAAACTATATTAAccatttataaaatacatataattgGAAGAAACAATAAGTCTTCTGCAAACCCTTGCTACACTTATGAATACATGTACTGTATGCATATGTACACTAATTAATACAATAATCACTACAGCTTAGGCTACACAACCTTTATAAGTAGCTACTGTAACCTCAATGTGCAGGCTATACACCGTACACGGGATAGGCACAATAAACATAAACTATGCACATAAACGTGTCTCTAGAAAGAAAATTTTAAGAAGAAATGTGCTGAGGCAAAGTCAGGGACAGTGGAATTAGTTCAAATACCTCAACTTCCTCCAGTCACAACACATCTGCTGCTGCTCACTGAGTAGGCTAGCAGCCAATCTCACGTCTTGTTGCTATTACAGTGTATAGTATGCTTTTGAGGTATGTTtcttacacacgcacacagttgTGTCATGACGGACAGGTAGCTCTACACCTCCAAAATAGGTGAAATTGTGGTGAAATTTGATAAATTCACGCTGGCGTTAAAATTTGGCATCATAAGTTATATTCCACAGTTGAGTCCTCTGCTGAAATGTCCCAGCGCTGAGCCAAATCTGATGTTCTGCCACTGGTTTGACTGATCCTGTGGCAGGGGAGAAAGCTTTAGTCAATGTATAAGGATTGTATGTCATGTGGTGACTACTACATGTCAACTGGGGGGGTCAGTGTGAGGATTCCGTTAAAgattttaagtgtttaaatacTTGGAATTTGCtgttcatgtgggttttctctggtttcctccaattGTCCAAAAATATCAATAGGTGAAtttgctaaattgcccctaggtgtgaacgagaatataaatgtgtgtgataacTTGCGAAGGACTGGCATCCCCATCCAGGGTTGTATTCCCATTTCGCTCTCAATGTTCCCATGATCCATCGCTACCCTGatcaagataaagcagttactgaagatagataaatgaatgaatgaatgaatgaatgaacaaatgagtTTCCATGGTATTCGTATGTACAAAAATCTACATTCATCTGGCAATGCACAGTCTTCTTTAAAACACGACCTGATATTATATAAAACCCAGTAGCTATTTAAGCAACATCGCACAAGCAAAAGTGCTgttactgaatatcagcacggccgTGATTCAAGCGTAGGCACGAGGCCACGGGTAATCACAGCAGATTGtaacaacagttctataaacatgaaattaatattgacacaatatggccaaaatatttcatttacttttgcttCGTCAACCAAAATAGTTCAAAGAAGTCCACATGTTCAAATAGTCCAAAGATGCCACAGCTGGACAGTGTTGCATGATGCCATGCAGTGCACAGACTGACAGCtcgtagtaagtgtagtaacagttATAATGTAATGAATTATTGCTAGAATTCAAATTTTATGTAGCGAATCCAGAGAGTGattcaaacagtgaaatgtatcagtgctgttatactaaatatatacTAAATATCTCTTGGAATGcctggggtccctggaggagtagtggttaggccacagtgctctcgtTGCTtcggcctgggtttgattcccagccaggaAACCAACCCcagcaacagtgcgctctcagtgccggtcccaagcctggataaaattggggagggttgcatcaggaagggcatccggtgtaaaaactgtgccaaaatcaaatatgtggaccaatgatccgctgtggcgacccttaacaggagcagccgaaagaggaacaagaACGCCTCGTGGAACGCctcttgtccaatcaaattaaacaaggatatttaataaattatctCCAAAAAAGTGTTTTGAAAGTCATAGGTTCAGTGAAGTTGATAAGTGATGCTCTACATGGCAAATGAAAACACTGCTCTCACAAACAAGTAGAACTTGGTGCCAGTGGCACTGACAGGGATTCCTGTgccaccaacaagtctagtccttcttgttactaatttgtgtGCCTGAAATATCCTTAAAATATCCTTCAAAGAGGAAGGAaactattgaagaaaaactatttcagacattgaccttgctgtgaccctGACCCTGTCTGGATCAATTCCATactcaaataaattaatttgctggttggaatgaaaatccCATATTAATTCAAACATTCAAGCATCTcttcttgagatatcacaccAACGAGATTCTTGGATGGACGAACGATGGACAGACCACTGGAAAAAACTGCAGTTAGCCAGAAAATGGGCCTTGAGTTCCTGAGTATGAACATGTAAGTAACATTTCTGTATGACAAACAGagaggaagctattgaagaaaaactatttcagacatttgaccttgctgtgaccttgaccttgaACATTTGGGtcagttccaaaatctaatcagttcgtCTGCTgtttacaatgataattccatataaatcctgcAAACATTCAagcacttgttcttgagatatccaCCACATGGTGGCAGAGGCAGAAAAGTGGAAGAAACTAAAACTGAAACCAATCGTTTGTACACAGAGAAGTCGTGCTTGCTCACTCTTTGACTTGATTTATAGCTTCTCAGAGAACCTCAAATGGTTCCCTCATACGGGACAAACTGGAACACCATTGAGAGTTCTCAGTGTGACTTTCCTAAGCGTTTAGAAATAAGAGGAAATACAGGCTAAGATGACAAGAATTTATAACCATGACCTAAACAGAGGGACACAACACCAAAGTGTATGAATCATCAAAATAGATGTTTATTGTAACACAGTTTTCTGTGACATTGCCGTTCAACCACACAGGCACTTTGGGCAGTGCTTCCATCAGCATGTGAgaaacacactttcacacaaacGTGCGCCGCCTGCCTGCCTCCCTGCTGCAGTTTTAATTTAAACCGGCAGCTCGAGGTGTAGGAAGGAAAAACAGATTCAAGTGTGAAAACATAACACTTTGGTATTTGGTACAAAATAATTATCAGAACATCTGTTTATCCAGAGCATTTTCTTGCAAGAGAGAATATTTCTGATGTTCCAAATACCTTTAGATTTATGTATTCAACTAAAATGacatgttgatttattttttgctaaagAACCCATGCTGAGTATGAGCATACTCTTGAGTCAGCCTTTTGTGctactgtatttgtgtgtgttacaatcCGATCATCTGTGTGGACTTTTTGGTTTGATCATTTTGGTATTGTTGGGCTGCATTTCCTTGAACAGTGTGTGTTCCTAAGCATATGgtgtaacaggaaaaaaaaaaagggatgctACTAGATCCTACATCCCTATACTGCTCAAGAACCCAATGGCACTGTAATCTCCAATGagaagtaggaaaaaaaaaaaaaaaaaaaggaagaattcATCACACTATTATTTAGCTGATTACAGCTAAATTTCAGAGCTATGCTAGAACAAAACTTCTCAGTCCTCAGGACTTATTGCTGGTTTTGTGTTTTCTACGCTCTAACACACCGGGCTGAGCACCATGCAGCAAAGCTTGCAGAGCAGTGGGACGGGGATTGTGAACTGCTGCATGAGGACATACTCAGACTGAGATACATACATGCGCCATTATTACGACAGTGGTTCCAGTTTActgttacatacacacactttacatttcATCATCAGACCTGTATTCTATACAATATCAAATTCAGAGAacacattcacataaaacaaTCAACCTCCAAGTGTGATTGATGAGAAAGGAACCATTTGATTGATTGAGCGCAACCGTTACTCAAACCGTCAGATAGCAAGGAAGAGGGTTGTTTAAGGAATGAGTTGGAAAGTGCAAGAGGGAAAACTAAACCAAGGTATacgaaaaaacaaagaaaataacagACCATGAAGAAGGTAAGTGATTAAAAAAGTAAGTAGCAGTGTTAATAAGACAgaacagagcgagagagtgatTGAGACAGAGAACACAGCGCTGGTCagtagaagaccacactggACTTTCCACCAGGCGGGTTGAGCACTCTGTTGTGTGAGCGTGGCCGGGGTCCGAGGCGCGGCTCGTGGTCCTTCTCCGTCGGCTGTCCGGGGAACGGCTCCGCATCCTGACTGGCTGTGGGTTCAGGAGGGGGAGCTTCTTTTGTGGGGGTAGGCTGAGGAGAGACAGCCACCTCCTTCTTCACTTCCTCTATCTTCTTTGGCTGAGGCGCTGCGgcagaaataaaactgattaaCAAGCATTTCTTGTACTTTACGTGAATAGGCTAGCACACTTTGAATTAAGGAAATATTCTCCAATCTCTgtctactgcatctgtagcTCACATGTGGGTGTTTCCCTGCActaagaacagaaaacctgtttaggCTGCTTTTACAGGAAACGTGCTAGCCAGTGATGGTTAGTGTGACTTTACTGAATTCAGCCACAATTAAAGTGGGATGCCACATGAAATACCAGTAAAGGTTCCAAAAATAGCCAACTTGTTATATCTAATGATATGGCAATTGCAGATCATAAATCTCTGCATATTCACTCATTAAACCTAGTACACACTTCATGATTTTAGCCCAGATTTCCCAGACTCCTCACTGTACACTCGTATAGTGTGAATGGTTCAGTGACACAACTTTTTCAGTCTGTGAAAGATTGCCGAGGCACTgatattttcaagcatgtttgattttctgTGATGAATCCCTAGCGTGAACCCCTCTGCGACCAGTTGAAAGAACAGCGATGAGAAACAGCCAACGAGAGGAAATCAAATTCATGCTCTCAAGCACTGCAGATCCCTGAACCCAGTTTATCATCCAGCTATTTGTGTGGGAGGACAAGGGCAAAATGTAATAATGCACAATAATAAtgcttctattaaaaaaatcatttggcATGTCAAACCCAAACTGTTTTTaagaacagcaaaaataaaaacattattccTGCTGACACGCAGTATAAAAATAGCTAACTTTTTGCACTGTAACTCtggttctctttgcagaacagacaattcTCAATGCCTATGTCTCCCCCAAACAATATTTCCTCCACATCTTCTCTTAGTTCTTGTTTCCATACAAAATAGTGATACATGACCTTGCATTTATCATGACAAAACGTGATTTTGGGATTAGACAGGCTTTGGCATGGACGGTTTGTGAGCCTGGTCTGTAAAGTGCACACCCCTACAACACCAAACAAATGATCGCAAGCGATTCAAGTCATGTAGTGTGAAAGGGTCAGAGATTCTGAGATTGTCAATGTTGCGTAGTTAGCACTTGTCCCAACGAGACTAACATTTTCTCTGCCACTTTGTTCTCCATGTTGGTTTTTCTCGCTTACCCCCCCAATTTGCGACCTCATTGGTCAGGAGTTTAAAAAGCGCTTGATGTCACCCAGCAattttctgcaaaatgttaCTTTGGAAAGCTCCGCAGTCGGGGGAAAAACAGTGCGGATGGCAGCATCTTTCTGACAGTCTTGTGGATGCTTCACATACCATTACGTGTAAAAGATGATCTGGCAgttgaggaggaaaaaaaaagcgatGCCAAGTATGAAAGCACCCTTACGTGAAATATAGAAAGGTGTTTcagcatttaaaacaaaacagtgtgtaaacaaaacatgcatttttataaaattagaAAGTCAGCTTATCCACAAACTATGCTCTAATTTGTCCTTTTAAAGATGAGACCACAAATTTGTTGCCATGTTATCAACATGGACATATATACAGCACTGCTTTATTTTTCACCTAGCGGCACATTGATTGCACAAAGGTTACAGGAATGCACAAGTAATATTACATACTGTTGCATCAGTGTTGTAATATCTGcacaatttaaacatttattaactgAATTCAACACCTGCCCTTTTACTTTCACTgtgaatgttttatataaacaggcatttgttcttttctcagtacagagaGATGTGTTAATAAATCCTTGTAGATAGAGATTAGACTGgaaaagaataacacactggAGTATTTGCTTAAGAAAACttagaaatgataaataaagaagtgtttagttttattctgtacatttGTGGTGATCCCTTACCTGGTGCTTCAACTGTAACAGCTGAACCCAAACTTATGTTGTCCTGTAAAAAGTTAAGAAGAACTCATCAGTAAGCAAAAGCTATTTACTTCCATTCTACaggtttttaaatgattttgcaAATACATAATGACCATTGTTCAGCAATGCTGcataaaaacaagcacattGGATAGCATAGGACAAATATGCTTTGGATTCATTACACTGTCGTATGACATCAAAACGAGGGTTGGACTGAGCTCAAAGGATGAATCAGCTTCATCAAGCCCTCATTTACCTCACCCCTTATTTACATGTCATATGCGTATTAAAATTTACCTACATGTACATTCACTTTACAGGTAATGCCCTAATATATGCAGGGGGTGAGATAGTAAGCCAATAAAAGCATCCAAGATCGCAGGAAAGAATAAAACTGAGAGGAAAATTAAACGTTTGATTCTACCAACATGCCAAAGAAACTGACATGTAAGGAAGCTGTGTGTGCATCAGATTTGACCACACAgttttgatgaataatgaccaGTGTatccattttaaacattaaccaACCTTTGGTTTGTTGGGATGACTCTTAGCTGTAGGCAGGTTTGACTCTGGCCCTCCAAAGATGTTGTTACCCGCTCCACCTGGAGGCACGGGCTTATGTTTCGGGGAAGAAGCCTCGGGCTCGGCGAAAATCCCACTGCTCTTTCCACCTttgagagatggacagaaagatCTTAGACTTGCATGTATTTAGTTTTAACAGTCGCATGGTATATTCATACAGCACGtatataaaatactaaaatcaCTGCTGAGACATTTACATATCAACTGGTTGCATGATAATGCACTCTAATATATAACACTCAATCATATTGTCTCTGCTGTTTACTATAAATAATTAACACCAACTACAGAACTTGCACTGCTGTGTTTATACTGGAATGTGCAAccgagtggaaaaaaaaaaaaaactgcaacctCCCTTTGTTTCCAGAGCGGGAGGAAATTGTAAAATAGATACCtctattttacaataaaaaaacataataataaaactccaagaaaattccaaaaaa contains:
- the jpt2 gene encoding jupiter microtubule associated homolog 2; this translates as MSSTNTFQGLEEGGKPSSRVLRPPGGGSSNIFGGYEDDAGASRRQNKMASSIFAPPEEPQGGPKRSNPPGGKSSGIFAEPEASSPKHKPVPPGGAGNNIFGGPESNLPTAKSHPNKPKDNISLGSAVTVEAPAPQPKKIEEVKKEVAVSPQPTPTKEAPPPEPTASQDAEPFPGQPTEKDHEPRLGPRPRSHNRVLNPPGGKSSVVFY